In one Lycium barbarum isolate Lr01 chromosome 7, ASM1917538v2, whole genome shotgun sequence genomic region, the following are encoded:
- the LOC132601818 gene encoding uncharacterized protein LOC132601818 — protein sequence MDKNWILIKNRRLPEYLTGMEQFLNYAFSNPEVGVTIQCPCIKCNNVLWKMREEVELDLLKWGIDPTYDRWIFHGESDSSSDDEINSGADSDLGNDDASTFEMLHDMYRGFPSNNYEFDETNESRNEEPNTEAKSFYSLLKDTKQKLYPDCQKFSKLSFVMRLFQMKCLHGWSNTSFDSLLKLLGDTFPKENVLSNSIYEVQKIIKDLGLDYVKIDACVNNCILYKKEYADLEQCPKCGEKRWIVRKEKDTNDEVASRNLTKKNKGISRNILRYFPLIPRLQQLYMTKQMAEDMRWHKNKRVEDGVLRHPSD from the coding sequence ATGGATAAGAATTGGATACTTATTAAGAATAGGAGATTACCAGAATACTTGACCGGTATGGAACAATTTTTAAACTATGCATTTTCCAATCCTGAGGTTGGTGTAACAATCCAGTGTCCGTGCATTAAATGTAACAATGTGCTTTGGAAAATGAGAGAAGAAGTGGAGTTAGATTTACTTAAATGGGGAATAGATCCAACATATGATAGGTGGATTTTTCATGGTGAGTCAGATTCATCTTCGGATGATGAAATAAATTCTGGTGCAGATTCAGATTTAGGCAATGACGATGCTTCCACTTTTGAAATGTTACATGACATGTATCGTGGTTTTCCTTCTAATAATTATGAGTTTGATGAGACCAATGAGTCTAGAAACGAAGAGCCTAACACAGAAGCAAAGAGTTTTTATAGTTTATTAAAGGACACAAAGCAAAAGTTATATCCAGATTGTCAAAAGTTCTCGAAACTCTCTTTTGTAATGCGCCTTTTTCAAATGAAGTGTCTGCATGGGTGGAGTAATACTTCGTTTGACTCATTGTTGAAATTATTGGGTGACACTTTTCCGAAAGAAAATGTGCTCTCTAATTCTATTTATGAAGTTCAAAAGATCATTAAAGATTTGGGTTTAGATTATGTAAAGATAGATGCATGTGTTAATAATTGCATCTTATATAAAAAGGAATATGCAGATCTTGAGCAATGCCCTAAATGTGGTGAGAAACGATGGATAGTAAGGAAAGAAAAAGATACTAATGATGAGGTTGCTTCAAGAAATTTGACTAAGAAAAATAAaggaatttctagaaatattcTTCGATACTTTCCTTTGATACCACGATTACAACAGTTGTATATGACAAAACAAATGGCCGAAGATATGAGGTGGCATAAAAATAAGCGAGTTGAGGATGGAGTACTAAGGCATCCATCTGACTGA